In a single window of the Acidobacteriota bacterium genome:
- the galU gene encoding UTP--glucose-1-phosphate uridylyltransferase GalU has translation MAKKIRKAVFPAAGLGTRFLPATKASPKEMLPLVDKPLIQYAVEESVASGISSVLIITGRDKTAIENHFDISFEMESLLKTKGKDDLLDEVRQISNLARISYTRQKEALGLGHAILQAEDYVGDEPFAALLADDVVDAEIPALRQMIDAYERFDAPVIATMQVEGEAISRFGVIDAEEVEPNVYKINDMVEKPPFAEAPSDLAIIGRYIFTPDIFDAIKETKAGAGGEIQITDAMRILMRKRPFYAVKLQGRRHDAGDKLGFLIATVEYAMKRDDLGPAFREYLKTLPI, from the coding sequence ATGGCAAAGAAAATTCGCAAGGCAGTTTTCCCTGCGGCAGGTCTAGGCACTCGCTTTCTGCCTGCGACAAAAGCGTCTCCAAAAGAAATGCTTCCGCTCGTGGACAAACCGCTCATTCAATATGCGGTCGAGGAGTCCGTCGCCAGCGGTATTTCTTCAGTGCTGATCATCACGGGCCGCGATAAGACGGCGATCGAGAATCATTTTGACATCTCGTTCGAGATGGAAAGCCTGTTAAAGACGAAGGGAAAGGACGATCTGCTGGACGAGGTTCGGCAGATCTCGAACCTTGCGAGGATCAGCTACACGCGGCAAAAAGAAGCGCTCGGCCTCGGCCACGCGATATTGCAGGCGGAGGATTATGTGGGCGATGAGCCTTTCGCGGCATTGCTCGCAGACGACGTCGTCGATGCCGAGATCCCCGCTTTGCGGCAGATGATCGACGCCTACGAACGTTTCGACGCGCCTGTGATCGCGACCATGCAGGTCGAGGGCGAGGCGATCTCGCGTTTTGGCGTCATCGACGCCGAAGAGGTCGAGCCTAATGTTTACAAGATCAACGACATGGTCGAAAAACCGCCCTTTGCCGAGGCGCCGTCGGACCTGGCTATCATCGGCCGCTACATTTTCACGCCTGATATCTTTGACGCGATCAAAGAGACAAAGGCGGGAGCCGGCGGCGAGATACAGATCACGGACGCGATGCGCATTCTGATGCGAAAGCGGCCATTTTATGCCGTCAAACTTCAAGGGCGCCGCCACGATGCAGGCGACAAACTGGGATTTCTGATCGCGACCGTTGAATATGCGATGAAACGAGATGACCTCGGCCCGGCATTTCGTGAGTATCTAAAGACCCTTCCTATCTAG
- the serS gene encoding serine--tRNA ligase, with amino-acid sequence MLDINLVRENLEEVKKALGTRNFPIDSLDRFSELDAERKAVIGEADAINQKRNAASKEIGDLMKAGDRDAAEKLKAEVADLKERQAELEKRRDDAVTAMNDLLAGLPNLPAADVPVGADETANLEIRRVGTPRQFDFAVKDHVDIGTGLGILDLERASKIAGSRFAILNGLGARMERALVNFMLAVHTEEHGYTETLPPFLVNRKSLFGTNQLPKFEEDLFHTTDERGFALIPTAEVPVTNYHSDEILDASELPKYYTAYTPCFRSEAGSYGRDTRGLIRQHQFEKVELVKICTPETSEEEHVKLTANAEKILQLLELPYRTVVLSTGDMGFGARKTYDIEVWVPSQNTYREISSCSNCGDFQARRMNTRFRRAGGAKPEYVHTLNGSGLAVGRTWLAILENYQEEDGSVTIPAALRPFMNGLTKMEK; translated from the coding sequence ATGTTAGATATAAATCTTGTCAGAGAGAACCTGGAAGAGGTAAAAAAGGCGTTGGGAACCCGCAATTTCCCTATCGATTCGCTCGATCGTTTTTCGGAGCTGGATGCCGAACGGAAAGCTGTGATCGGTGAAGCTGACGCGATCAACCAGAAACGCAACGCGGCGAGCAAAGAGATCGGCGACCTGATGAAAGCAGGCGACCGCGATGCCGCAGAAAAACTGAAGGCCGAGGTCGCCGACCTGAAAGAACGCCAGGCAGAGCTCGAAAAACGCCGCGATGACGCCGTTACGGCGATGAACGATCTGCTGGCCGGACTGCCGAATCTGCCTGCTGCTGATGTTCCTGTCGGAGCGGACGAGACGGCAAATCTTGAGATCCGCCGAGTCGGAACGCCTCGTCAATTTGATTTTGCGGTAAAAGACCATGTCGATATAGGCACCGGCCTCGGCATTTTGGACCTCGAACGAGCATCGAAGATCGCCGGCTCGCGGTTTGCAATCCTGAACGGTTTGGGGGCGCGTATGGAACGGGCGTTGGTCAATTTCATGCTTGCGGTCCATACCGAAGAGCACGGTTATACCGAGACGCTCCCGCCGTTTCTCGTCAACCGCAAATCACTTTTCGGCACGAATCAGCTGCCGAAGTTTGAAGAGGACCTTTTTCACACGACCGATGAGCGTGGCTTTGCCCTCATACCGACGGCCGAGGTTCCGGTGACCAATTATCATTCGGACGAGATCCTCGATGCTTCAGAATTGCCGAAATACTACACAGCCTACACGCCTTGTTTTCGTTCTGAGGCGGGCAGCTATGGCCGTGATACCCGCGGGCTGATACGGCAGCATCAATTTGAAAAGGTCGAACTGGTCAAGATCTGCACGCCGGAGACCTCCGAGGAAGAGCACGTGAAGCTTACGGCAAATGCCGAAAAGATCCTTCAGCTGCTCGAACTTCCCTATCGCACCGTCGTTCTTTCGACCGGCGATATGGGATTCGGTGCGAGAAAGACCTACGACATCGAAGTTTGGGTGCCTTCGCAGAATACCTATCGCGAGATCTCAAGCTGCTCGAACTGCGGTGACTTCCAGGCAAGGCGAATGAACACTAGATTTCGGCGGGCCGGCGGAGCAAAGCCCGAATATGTTCATACGCTGAACGGCAGCGGATTGGCAGTCGGAAGAACGTGGTTAGCCATCCTGGAAAATTATCAGGAAGAAGATGGAAGTGTGACCATTCCCGCGGCCCTGCGGCCGTTCATGAACGGGCTGACAAAGATGGAAAAGTAG
- a CDS encoding DUF3108 domain-containing protein, translating into MRQSISKTYVLLVLLLFGGIASAQPKQTAPMSPAARFAGEKLVYEGKVSRLKISISVAELTFTSKTNDRGELIIQTEAVSKGTLLRLFRFSFLQQYESFVDPNFRITRTLKHDVQKQRVRDSEAVFDYNDQKVTYVETDPKTPTRPPRRIASEIPAQMNDMVSAIYFLRAQEIKVGMRFDVPVSDSGLVYNVPVVVAARERQKTAIGEKWCFRIEPEIFGKGRLIEQKGKMTLWLADDAFLTPVRSVINSELGKIEVKVRSATPPSR; encoded by the coding sequence GTGAGACAAAGTATCTCAAAAACTTACGTTCTTCTTGTTCTGCTGCTTTTCGGCGGTATTGCCTCCGCGCAGCCGAAGCAGACGGCTCCTATGTCGCCGGCGGCGAGGTTTGCGGGAGAGAAACTCGTTTATGAGGGCAAGGTCAGCCGGCTGAAGATCAGCATCTCGGTCGCCGAATTGACCTTTACATCCAAGACGAACGATCGGGGTGAACTGATCATTCAAACCGAAGCTGTTTCAAAAGGAACTCTGCTGAGGCTTTTCCGATTTAGCTTTCTACAGCAATACGAATCATTTGTTGACCCCAATTTTCGCATAACGCGCACTTTGAAACATGACGTCCAAAAACAGCGTGTTCGTGACAGCGAGGCAGTGTTCGATTACAACGACCAGAAGGTAACCTACGTCGAAACCGATCCCAAAACACCAACACGCCCGCCGCGGCGAATTGCAAGCGAGATACCTGCACAGATGAACGACATGGTCTCGGCCATCTATTTTCTTCGTGCTCAGGAAATAAAAGTAGGCATGCGTTTTGACGTGCCCGTCAGTGACTCGGGCCTTGTTTATAATGTCCCTGTGGTAGTGGCGGCACGGGAACGACAAAAAACGGCGATCGGAGAGAAATGGTGCTTTCGTATCGAGCCGGAAATTTTCGGCAAGGGCCGTTTGATCGAGCAAAAAGGCAAAATGACCCTTTGGCTTGCCGATGACGCCTTTCTGACGCCGGTCCGATCTGTTATCAATTCGGAGCTCGGAAAGATCGAGGTAAAGGTCAGATCTGCAACACCGCCGAGCCGATAA
- a CDS encoding isoprenylcysteine carboxylmethyltransferase family protein yields the protein MNKRILQRIRVPLGFAFAAVFLYFAKPTAMTLVIGSAVAVVGLAIRAWASGHIRKAKVLAVSGPYAFTRNPLYVGSLLMGVGFTVAAGVWWLTLLFAVLFIGIYLPVMRVEAEDMLRIFGAEYEEYADNVPMLIPRPSPWKSSDVGFDFQLYLQYREYRAALGVAGAIAILAVKAVVWPQ from the coding sequence ATGAATAAACGAATTCTCCAACGCATTCGCGTACCGCTCGGTTTTGCATTCGCGGCGGTTTTTCTTTATTTCGCAAAACCGACGGCGATGACGCTGGTTATAGGTTCTGCCGTTGCCGTCGTAGGACTAGCGATCAGGGCGTGGGCATCGGGACATATTCGCAAGGCGAAGGTCCTAGCTGTCTCAGGGCCCTACGCATTTACACGCAATCCGCTCTATGTCGGCAGCCTTTTGATGGGCGTAGGATTTACTGTTGCTGCGGGAGTTTGGTGGCTGACACTGCTGTTCGCGGTCCTATTCATCGGCATCTATTTGCCCGTAATGCGCGTCGAAGCAGAGGATATGCTGAGGATATTCGGTGCAGAATATGAGGAATACGCCGATAATGTCCCGATGTTAATTCCGCGACCATCGCCGTGGAAAAGTTCTGATGTCGGATTCGATTTTCAGCTATACTTGCAATATCGCGAGTACCGAGCGGCTCTCGGCGTTGCAGGTGCGATAGCCATCCTTGCTGTAAAAGCAGTGGTTTGGCCCCAGTGA
- a CDS encoding glycosyltransferase family 9 protein has product MRILFIKLSSIGDIVHTLPALAAVRRRMPDAHIAWAVDSRYAEILRGNELIDDLIELDTRSLAGGKTIEGILLDVTSQLNRVRKAKFDVTLDFQGLWKSAFVGKFSGAKERWGFSKDALREPSSRMLLTHTANVDDGIHVIRKNLELASQALKFYIADEEPSFPIFTAQANVAEAEAIAAKAGGKFAILNPGGGWVTKLWPAENFGALAAMLRSELGIVSVITSGPGDAELAKSAAAADNTKTAIIAEPSLKALYELAKRASVYIGGDTGPTHIAAAAGTRAVGLFGPTEWWRNGTLNQKDICVERSDIGCRVNCHRRTCDKWICMDISVETVFDAVKARLASDE; this is encoded by the coding sequence TTGCGAATACTTTTCATCAAGCTCAGTTCGATCGGCGACATCGTACACACCCTGCCCGCGCTTGCGGCGGTTCGGCGGCGCATGCCCGATGCGCACATAGCATGGGCGGTCGATTCGCGATATGCAGAGATATTGCGGGGAAATGAGCTGATCGACGACCTAATAGAACTGGACACACGCTCGCTCGCGGGCGGGAAAACGATCGAGGGAATTCTGCTCGATGTCACCTCACAGCTTAACCGCGTCCGCAAGGCAAAATTCGATGTTACGCTCGACTTTCAGGGACTCTGGAAATCAGCATTCGTAGGCAAATTCTCGGGTGCGAAGGAACGCTGGGGTTTCAGTAAAGATGCTTTGCGTGAGCCTTCTAGCCGTATGCTGCTGACGCATACAGCAAATGTTGACGACGGCATACATGTCATCAGAAAGAACCTCGAGCTTGCGAGTCAGGCCCTCAAGTTCTACATCGCAGACGAAGAACCGTCATTTCCGATATTTACTGCACAGGCAAACGTCGCCGAAGCCGAGGCGATCGCGGCGAAAGCAGGGGGGAAATTCGCGATCTTGAATCCCGGCGGCGGCTGGGTGACCAAGCTGTGGCCAGCTGAGAATTTTGGTGCGCTTGCGGCGATGCTGAGGTCTGAACTGGGAATTGTCTCTGTCATCACATCGGGCCCCGGTGACGCGGAGCTCGCAAAGAGCGCGGCGGCGGCTGACAATACAAAAACCGCGATCATCGCCGAGCCGAGTCTGAAAGCTCTTTACGAACTCGCAAAAAGGGCGTCAGTTTACATCGGCGGCGATACAGGACCGACGCACATCGCGGCTGCCGCCGGCACGCGTGCCGTCGGGCTTTTCGGTCCTACAGAATGGTGGCGTAATGGGACGCTGAATCAAAAAGACATTTGCGTAGAAAGAAGCGACATCGGCTGTCGTGTAAACTGTCATCGTCGTACCTGCGATAAATGGATATGCATGGATATCAGCGTTGAGACAGTTTTCGATGCCGTGAAGGCAAGGTTGGCTTCGGATGAATAA